The Bubalus bubalis isolate 160015118507 breed Murrah chromosome 8, NDDB_SH_1, whole genome shotgun sequence sequence CaagtcagaaacaaacaaacaaacaaacaaacaacaaaaatactcCAGCTCcaaacttggagaagggaaatggcaatccattccagtattcttgcctggagaattccatggacaaaggaacctggcaggctacaaagtCCATCAAAAACAGTATATCAGACACTGACTCCTTTGTAGTTTTAACATGCAGATGTCTGGAAACAGAGGACTGTGttctttctgactttttaaaaatactttcttcagTTAGCAGGTATCACTTTTGTAATGAAGAGGGGGGATAGGAATAAAGGAAATTTcactttgaggggaaaaaaacctggGTAAGAAGTTTAACAGTGTGCCAATGATAAACTAGGAGCAAAAAATAGGTAACCATAACTTCTGATGTAAACTTTGATAAAGAAACAGGGCGTCAACCTCTAAGGCCTTGAAAAGTAACACATCAGAAGAACATTGTCACTGAAAAGCATTGTTTAACCTCTTCTGATTAAACCAGCTTCACTTCAGAGAAGCTcaacctacattaaaaaaaaaacaaaaactaacctTACTTTTTAATTATCGGTTTTGTTCAAAATATTAGTGATGTCATGATATAATTTTCTGCTTCTCATTGTATATAAAGCATTTCAACTACATGTATGCTCAACAGATGTTTGTGACCTAATTTCTCAAAATGTATTCCAACTTCCAGTTAATTTATTTAGAATCTTCTGGAAGATTTtgcaaactttttctgttaagtggccagacagaaaatattttaggccTTGTGGGCCAAACAGTCTCATCACACCTGCTCAACTCTGCTGCTGCAAAAACAATATGTAAAGGAGTGAgatgtgttctaataaaactttgcttATAAAAATGTGCTGCGGTTTACTAACCCCTGGGGGTTACTGGAAAAGCACACAAAGTAATGGGCATTAGGCAACAGTCCCTGTCTTGATTTGTCCTATTTACAAATAACATTCTCGTTTGCAATTCAGCACCTTAATAACCAAAAGGTGAGACTTCCTTgagattcagtggttaagactctgctcttccggggccttgttcaccgaaacttggtctctcCATGTCGcgctctctctcaaattctggctgagtctccatctggagcgcggaacccgccatgcttgctaattatgcctgggcttctaagatccgaccggggaggcctcagtgtctcctttccttcaggagaacggaaggacgtcTGCGGCCTACGGTCTCTGTTCTCAGCTAGTTGTGTGATAAGAAGTATGAGAAGTTACCATCGTGCTTGCGTTTCATTTTAAGTGGTTTTAAGGAAGAGACGGATAGGATTCTTTGACAAGAACAGAAGATCGCAGCATGACTTCAGAGGTCACTTATGCTGAAGTGAAGTTTAATAAACCCAAGTCGTCAGGTACCGAAGCAGAGCCTCCTGCAGCTCCCAAAGAGACCAAACTTCACCAAAGTGGCCATAGTTTTTCCAAGCTACTTCTTACCTCATTGCTGATACTTCTGCTACTATTAGCAATCTCATTTTTGATcgcttttatctttttttttcaaaaatgttcttATGTTCATAAAGAAGAAAAGGCTATAAGAGAACTCACTCACACAGAATTGGAATGTGTGAAAGAAAATTCGACCCTAGAAGGGAAAGACTGGAG is a genomic window containing:
- the LOC102392661 gene encoding C-type lectin domain family 4 member A-like, which encodes MTSEVTYAEVKFNKPKSSGTEAEPPAAPKETKLHQSGHSFSKLLLTSLLILLLLLAISFLIAFIFFFQKCSYVHKEEKAIRELTHTELECVKENSTLEGKDWSCCPKNWGPFSSNCYFIPNEANSWNASEKECLRMNAHLLVINTKAEQDFVTQKLKTDFAYYVGLSDRTLTTGERHWQWVDQTPYNESATFWHEGEPNNPKEC